A single region of the Phalacrocorax carbo chromosome 4, bPhaCar2.1, whole genome shotgun sequence genome encodes:
- the MOB1B gene encoding MOB kinase activator 1B isoform X2, whose amino-acid sequence MAVMLPEGEDLNEWVAVNTVDFFNQINMLYGTITDFCTEESCPVMSAGPKYEYHWADGTNIKKPIKCSAPKYIDYLMTWVQDQLDDETLFPSKIGVPFPKNFMSVAKTILKRLFRVYAHIYHQHFDPVIQLQEEAHLNTSFKHFIFFVQEFNLIDRRELAPLQELIEKLTSKDR is encoded by the exons ATGGCCGTTATGCTTCCAGAGGGTGAAGACTTAAATGAATGGGTTGCAGTTAACA CTGTCGACTTCTTCAACCAGATTAATATGCTTTATGGAACCATTACGGACTTCTGCACAGAGGAGAGCTGCCCTGTGATGTCTGCTGGCCCAAA ATATGAGTACCACTGGGCAGATGGGACAAACATAAAGAAACCAATTAAGTGCTCTGCACCAAAGTACATTGATTACCTGATGACCTGGGTCCAGGATCAGCTGGATGATGAAACGCTATTTCCTTCTAAAATAG gTGTACCATTCCCAAAGAATTTCATGTCAGTGGCAAAGACAATTTTGAAGCGTCTCTTCAGAGTTTATGCTCACATTTATCACCAGCACTTTGATCCAGTGATCCAGCTACAGGAAGAGGCACACCTTAACACTTCTTTCAAGCACTTTATATTTTTTGTTCAG GAATTCAACCTTATTGATAGAAGAGAACTTGCACCGCTTCAAGAACTGATTGAAAAACTCACCTCTAAGGACAGATAA
- the MOB1B gene encoding MOB kinase activator 1B isoform X1, whose product MSFLFGSRSSKTFKPKKNIPEGSHQYELLKHAEATLGSGNLRMAVMLPEGEDLNEWVAVNTVDFFNQINMLYGTITDFCTEESCPVMSAGPKYEYHWADGTNIKKPIKCSAPKYIDYLMTWVQDQLDDETLFPSKIGVPFPKNFMSVAKTILKRLFRVYAHIYHQHFDPVIQLQEEAHLNTSFKHFIFFVQEFNLIDRRELAPLQELIEKLTSKDR is encoded by the exons TGGTAGTCGCTCTTCCAAAACCTTCAAACCAAAGAAGAATATTCCAGAGGGGTCTCACCAGTACGAGCTGCTAAAACATGCCGAAGCCACGCTTGGAAGCGGTAATCTCCGGATGGCCGTTATGCTTCCAGAGGGTGAAGACTTAAATGAATGGGTTGCAGTTAACA CTGTCGACTTCTTCAACCAGATTAATATGCTTTATGGAACCATTACGGACTTCTGCACAGAGGAGAGCTGCCCTGTGATGTCTGCTGGCCCAAA ATATGAGTACCACTGGGCAGATGGGACAAACATAAAGAAACCAATTAAGTGCTCTGCACCAAAGTACATTGATTACCTGATGACCTGGGTCCAGGATCAGCTGGATGATGAAACGCTATTTCCTTCTAAAATAG gTGTACCATTCCCAAAGAATTTCATGTCAGTGGCAAAGACAATTTTGAAGCGTCTCTTCAGAGTTTATGCTCACATTTATCACCAGCACTTTGATCCAGTGATCCAGCTACAGGAAGAGGCACACCTTAACACTTCTTTCAAGCACTTTATATTTTTTGTTCAG GAATTCAACCTTATTGATAGAAGAGAACTTGCACCGCTTCAAGAACTGATTGAAAAACTCACCTCTAAGGACAGATAA
- the DCK gene encoding deoxycytidine kinase, protein MATPPKRERREGRVKKIAVEGNIAAGKSTFVKILKEADEEWEVVPEPVARWCNVQQNSEEDSEELTTSQKGGRNVLQMMYEKPERWSFTFQTYACLSRIRAQLRALGGKLSEAENPVVFFERSVYSDRYIFAANLYESDCMNETEWTIYQDWHDWMNKQFGQSLALDGIIYLRAAPEKCLQRIYLRGRDEEQEITMEYLEKLHYKHESWLQHRTLRMDFEYLQEIPILTLDVNEDFKSKKDRYNHMTGKVKEFLSTL, encoded by the exons ATGGCCACCCCTCCCAAGCGCGAGCGGCGGGAGGGCCGCGTCAAGAAGATCGCCGTGGAGGGCAACATCG ctgcagggaagtcGACGTTTGTGAAAATTCTCAAAGAAGCTGATGAGGAGTGGGAAGTCGTTCCTGAGCCCGTAGCTAGATGGTGCAATGTTCAGCAAAACTCTGAAGAGGATTCTGAG GAGCTGACTACATCACAGAAGGGTGGCAGGAACGTGCTTCAGATGATGTATGAGAAACCAGAGAGGTGGTCTTTCACTTTCCAGACGTATGCATGTCTCAGCAGGATCCGGGCTCAGCTCAGAGCCCTTGGAGGCAAACTCAGTGAGGCGGAGAATCCCGTGGTCTTCTTTGAGCGATCTGTCTACAGTGACAG GTACATCTTTGCAGCTAATTTATATGAGTCCGATTGCATGAATGAAACTGAATGGACTATTTACCAAGACTGGCACGACTGGATGAATAAGCAGTTTGGTCAAAGCCTAGCGCTGGATGGGATCATTTATCTCAGAGCCGCTCCTGAG AAATGCTTACAAAGGATTTACTTGCGTGGAAGAGACGAAGAGCAAGAAATTACCATGGAGTATCTGGAGAAGCTTCATTACAAACACGAAAGTTGGCTTCAGCATAGGACGCTGCG AATGGATTTTGAATATCTACAGGAAATACCCATTTTAACGTTAGATGTTAATGAAGACTTCAAAAGCAAGAAGGACAGATACAATCACATGACTGGAAAG gTCAAAGAATTTTTGAGCACCTTGTAA